One Prinia subflava isolate CZ2003 ecotype Zambia chromosome 9, Cam_Psub_1.2, whole genome shotgun sequence DNA segment encodes these proteins:
- the MKI67 gene encoding proliferation marker protein Ki-67 isoform X1: MPRYGKIVVIKRNGTDGIVFPLTSTSCLFGRKTECDIRMRLPWVSNEHCKIEINENKEAVLTNLSTVNPTQLNGACLEQPVSLKHGDVLTIIDRSFRFEYPLQSTPKKRRSRSPKDETLQVLHVQQVAEVELLHKQTSGVKSLDASDNAECEEKNANKNKQTPGKNLPGAFPIKLQTPKSSQRIHHVLKKQNEMSPFSKLYENLKNELKVEKPLPRGSPSRQAAKGDPGSVLPEPGAPIPAPSVPFDLGSPAEGKETGRVQGNLEECIIVRCDRDSPGFNQLSAAAGRTPRSSFARSPQTPTAKEGSGDASQGPLQDPKELRTPGRSKGTAGTPKPSKESHRDSLFLLEQCSIERLGCPVQGTVCSPSTPSAAEGGQRALSTPTPRRKSPRSLLVSPPKETTGRNPGNPHTPRTPQRGSLKLKSLPETPAAAPGEDPACRIDTTELPLPDDKCLKQRQNSKQQTPGKPVQEVLKEIQDQANLDNSKMGHCESPASPSNSKSPRRNSRESKELLNKSAHSEALASEGMLASPAGQTPGRKRGRPRTSGVLAETALEANTAQEHHSSGRKASGTPAELATDSCHQNQELEDASAARPSAKRRSGSAAELRDTEPASETKTLGLLHGEDSGKTKRISPKRKSGEMLPQTLGKRKRVSFGGHLSPELFDKSLPPNSPLKRGALPARRSLPNGSSPRAVLKKAQSLKHLINQEEKRSPKNSPGASSPVSGQAAAQTPAGSPAPFRRGRFSISRPPTPFPIAEETDAATADTAPEGTSDAQGKTPESPAAQDATALVTVTPARAARGAQLGLRAVKSRGGAMAVISAKRRSGASSANLLVAKSWAEVVKSGVARPQPKTARKSIRKGRALKRINHPPKTPEKKIKDHFSTGHAESPATIVVGRAYSTTVRSAGHVPRVVKNPKLKLNMDMDESFTGVPEMFQTPENQGGGTFPLAAAQNADFTPPWAAGDISDLHTPEESGEMMVSPLNNSDASEQKQESASIFCFLREESSPSMFDEIATETPEKRKAVHEDSVDSLAIIPEKPASLVKSGSKRRTPKQKLESAEVMSGKRKILRTPEQRSEPGEALSGVKHLLRTPKQKLEPVEALSSVKHLLRTPKQKLEPVEALSGVRHLLRTPKQKLEPVEALSGVKHLLRTPKQKLEPVEALSGVKHLLKTPKQKLEPVEALSGVKHLLKTPKQKLEPVEALSGVKHLLRTPKQKLEPVEALSGVKHLLRTPKQKLEPVEALSGVKHLLKTPKQKLEPVEALSGVRQLMRTPRRKAEPVEDLSGIKQLMRTPQQELEPVMDEIALRRLLETPVESRGAVKAVTSTKTAPKLKSQPVEDMVGISRIFRTPKEKVEPIESMFGITRLMKSPKQKYQPVEDFVGLQRLMAEPRQKSADSEVDYVGVAEMFGTPEEMKVRSVNVMDSQEEIAPPGSNSSQKHEKKGKVSQGEDSQQKDSDGEEQPTQRPRRGRPRRAAPPAAAKPSENVSLQELQSPETQEELGVTTPENKGRGRRTKRCMQGVVPKCPDQEELNVISSVEPPGAAQRPRRGKRKELKELEHPSENLESCVEDSSVPQKAPANTEQSLQDCGVSETGDDPGTKPGAGNTQNEICQLQTGLNDLDSKANDSGIEDSDEVLLSPRRRRRGAENTEPVIPPKRGRRARNEQGKAASPGDLRGTGRKLRKDSSPKATQRQEQACDKAPEAVTAQESENGTKLELKATERRVKSFRSTRNRKHSAEIKADTRGVTLENTQNIQKTEETSTETDAETQSHVKNEMKGSQGCETENAQEKTTEAALRLKAESPSAETNKMPVSAQSMEANRARNRRGKKDSLEQKADEFTENVNSLNPVTPKVKSETDESSLQDSVGSVCVSAAPARQEQPSPGATSAPAADSASPAQGSQRRTRNERGILRAKQTEIILQGNPAQRNAVMCRRGRGKKVNFQLEEGSSKAVEGKSLPEGDEGMTDKDNQHENSENPPSQGRRGRRKQLDSIPQKIASPAFMEKQTLSADDRKDEAVVQEQGSALGAAPSSAEDNPPRRGRRREAASQTRSPSVRTRRGLLEGEAKNVAQRESENPALGNETSQAKVNASAGSRRRKIDPAAEARSSTPPRRKRGLSETRDEGAHEEQSVPLEAVSCAEEKPAGRGRRKETALGSHTTNPISLRGKRGLPAGDGEEAPKEEQSVPSETCDPSGKENQLRRGRRKETDPSIEAKSSIEGNTVLSKQSGRKNNNREAKLSLDNSSQENTDLVKGGSRQATTSLALSPTSLQGLPEDGKDRIPEEQSKLSEGAPPARENPSRVGRKKTTPSTSEETISTSLRGKPDLPRGRGQKRILRESEDTSPENNPRQGRTRQLRNNRRKVEFQLEAASTSPDKSSDLPENGNTLETQDLSGASTGSEESQSGKGQEGDPAPRAAPSSRRRKCQLPAEDVAPKKLKSGNDENGSLQRGRRNKTKVGEEDARAAQSTGGMERRTRSSTRTRK; encoded by the exons ATAATGCTGAGTGTGAAGAAAAGAATgccaataaaaataaacaaactccAGGGAAAAATCTTCCTGGAGCTTTTCCCATCAAACTCCAAACACCCAAATCTTCACAGAGAATACATCATGttcttaaaaagcaaaatgaaatgtcTCCCTTTAGTAAGCTctatgaaaatctgaaaaacgAGCTGAAAGTGGAAAAACCTCTGCCCAGGGGATCTCCCTCTCGGCAGGCTGCAAAAGGAGACCCTGGGAGTGTCCTGCCAGAACCAGGtgctcccattccagccccGAGTGTTCCTTTTGATCTGGGCAGCCCAGCTGAAGGAAAGGAGACAGGCAGGGTGCAGGGAAATCTTGAGGAGTGTATAATTGTGAGATGTGACAGAGACAGCCCAGGGTTTAACCAgctgtcagcagctgcagggagaactCCCAGGAGCAGTTTTGCCAGGAGTCCTCAAACTCCCACTGCAAAGGAGGGGTCAGGAGATGCCAGTCAGGGTCCATTGCAGGATCCTAAGGAATTGAGGACACCAGGCAGATCCAAAGGCACTGCAGGTACACCCAAACCCAGCAAGGAGAGCCACAGGGattccctgttcctgctggagcagtgctCCATAGAAAGGCTGGGCTGTCCAGTTCAGGGGACAgtgtgcagccccagcacccccagtgCTGCCGAGGGAGGCCAGCGTGCACTGAGCACACCCACGCCCAGGAGGAAGAGCCCTCGCTCTCTTCTCGTGTCACCTCCCAAGGAAACCACTGGAAGGAATCCTGGAAATCCCCATACTCCGAGGACCCCACAGCGTGGGTCACTCAAACTGAAGTCACTTCCAGAaaccccagctgcagctccaggggaggATCCAGCGTGCAGAATCGATACCACAGAACTGCCTTTGCCAGATGACAAATGCTTAAAGCAAAGACAGAACAGCAAACAACAAACACCAGGAAAACCTGTCCAAGAAGTGCTGAAGGAAATCCAGGATCAGGCAAACCTGGATAACTCAAAGATGGGACATTGTGAAagccctgcctctccctctAATTCCAAGAGTCCCAGAAGAAACAGCAGGGAAAGTAAAGAACTCTTGAACAAAAGTGCCCATTCAGAGGCGCTGGCTTCGGAAGGGATGTTGGCATCTCCTGCTGGTCAGACACctggaaggaagaggggaaggcCAAGGACCTCTGGAGTGCTGGCTGAAACAGCACTGGAGGCAAACACTGCTCAGGAACATCACAGTTCAGGCAGAAAGGCCAGTGGaactccagcagagctggccacGGACAGCTGTCACCAAAACCAGGAGTTGGAAGATGCCAGTGCTGCAAGACCATCGGCCAAGAGAAGATCTGGaagtgctgctgagctgagggACACTGAGCCTGCCTCAGAAACCAAAACTTTGGGCCTCTTGCATGGAGAAGACTCAG GCAAGACAAAAAGAATCTCTCCGAAGAGGAAAAGTGGTGAAATGCTCCCTCAGACTCTGGGCAAAAGGAAGAGAGTGTCTTTTGGTGGTCACCTGAGTCCAGAACTCTTTGATAAGAGTTTGCCTCCCAACTCTCCCCTGAAGAGaggagctctccctgccagaAGGAGTTTGCCCAATGGAAGCTCTCCTCGGGCTGTGCTCAAGAAGGCTCAGAGCTTGAAGCACTTGATAAATCAG gaagaaaaaaggtcaCCCAAGAATTCCCCAGGTGCCTCCTCCCCTGtctcagggcaggcagcagcccaaACCCCTGCAGGCTCTCCAGCCCCGTTCAGGAGGGGGCGTTTCTCCATCTCCAGGCCCCCCACACCATTCCCCATTGCAGAGGAGACAGATGCTGCCACAGCAGACACGGCTCCAGAGGGGACAAGTGATGCCCAGGGGAAAACACCAGAATCTCCTGCTGCCCAAGATGCCACAGCcttggtgacagtgacacctgccagggcagccaggggTGCCCAGCTGGGTTTGAGGGCCGTGAAGAGCAGAGGTGGGGCCATGGCTGTTATCAGTGCCAAGAGGAGAAGTGGTGCCTCCAGTGCCAATTTATTAG TTGCCAAATCTTGGGCAGAAGTGGTAAAATCGGGAGTTGCAAGACCACAGCCAAAGACTGCTAGAAAAAGTATCCGTAAAGGAAGAGCCCTGAAGAGGATAAACCACCCACCAAAG aCTCCAGAGAAGAAGATAAAGGATCACTTCAGCACAGGTCATGCAGAGTCACCTGCGACCATAGTTGTGGGTAGAGCTTATTCCACCACAGTCAGGTCAGCTGGACACGTCCCCAGAGTGGTAAAAAATCCCAAGCTGAAGCTGAACATGGATATGGATGAAAGCTTCACAG GAGTGCCTGAAATGTTCCAAACTCCAGAAAATCAGGGAGGAGGAACATTTcctttggctgctgctcagaATGCTGATTTTACaccaccatgggctgcaggggacatTTCTGACTTGCACACTCCTGAGGAATCTG GAGAGATGATGGTGTCACCACTAAATAATTCAGATGCTTCAGAGCAGAAGCAAGAGAGTGCAAGCATATTCTGCTTTTTGAGAGAGGAATCATCTCCATCTATGTTTGATGAAATAGCCACAGAAActcctgaaaaaagaaaagctgtgcaTGAAGATAGTGTGGATAGTTTGGCAATAATTCCAGAAAAACCAGCATCTCTGGTAAAATCAGGAAGTAAAAGGAGAACTCCAAAGCAGAAGTTGGAGTCAGCTGAGGTCATGTCAGGCAAAAGGAAGATTTTAAGGACCCCTGAGCAAAGGTCAGAACCAGGAGAGGCTTTGTCAGGTGTCAAACATCTCCTGAGGACCCCAAAGCAGAAATTGGAGCCTGTAGAGGCTTTGTCAAGTGTCAAACATCTCCTGAGGACCCCAAAGCAGAAATTGGAGCCTGTAGAGGCTTTGTCAGGTGTCAGACATCTCCTGAGGACCCCAAAGCAGAAATTGGAGCCTGTAGAAGCTTTGTCAGGTGTCAAACATCTCCTGAGGACCCCAAAGCAGAAATTGGAGCCTGTAGAAGCTTTGTCAGGTGTCAAACATCTCCTGAAGACCCCAAAGCAGAAATTGGAGCCTGTAGAAGCTTTGTCAGGTGTCAAACATCTCCTGAAGACCCCAAAGCAGAAATTGGAGCCTGTAGAGGCTTTGTCAGGTGTCAAACATCTCCTGAGGACCCCAAAGCAGAAATTGGAGCCTGTAGAAGCTTTGTCAGGCGTCAAACATCTCCTGAGGACCCCAAAGCAGAAATTGGAGCCTGTAGAGGCTTTGTCAGGTGTCAAACATCTCCTGAAGACCCCAAAGCAGAAATTGGAGCCTGTAGAAGCTTTGTCAGGTGTCAGGCAGCTCATGAGGACCCCACGGCGGAAGGCAGAACCAGTGGAGGACCTGTCTGGCATCAAGCAGCTCATGCGGACCCCACAGCAAGAGCTGGAGCCAGTCATGGATGAAATTGCCTTGAGAAGGTTGCTGGAGACTCCAGTAGAGAGCAGGGGAGCAGTAAAAGCTGTGACTTCAACCAAGACAGCCCCAAAGCTGAAATCCCAGCCCGTGGAAGACATGGTGGGGATCAGCCGCATTTTCCGGACGCCAAAGGAAAAGGTTGAGCCCATAGAAAGCATGTTTGGAATTACCAGATTAATGAAGTCTCCTAAGCAGAAATACCAACCAGTTGAGGATTTTGTGGGACTGCAAAGGCTCATGGCAGAACCCAGGCAGAAATCTGCTGATTCTGAAGTGGACTATGTTGGAGTTGCTGAAATGTTTGGTACCCCAGAGGAAATGAAG GTCAGATCAGTAAATGTTATGGATTCTCAGGAAGAAATTGCACCTCCTGGTTCTAATTCCAGTCAGAAACATG aaaagaaaggaaaagtttccCAAGGTGAAGATTCTCAACAGAAGGACTCTGATGGTGAAGAGCAGCCGACCCAGAGACCCAGAAGGGGCAGACCAAGGAGGGCtgcacctcctgctgcagcaaagccaagTGAAAATGTGAGTTTACAGGAACTGCAGAGTCCTGAgacccaggaggagctgggagtgaCCACACCTGAAAacaagggaagaggaaggaggacAAAGCGCTGCATGCAAGGAGTTGTTCCAAAGTGCCCTGATCAGGAAGAGCTCAACGTTATTTCATCTGTGGAaccacctggagctgctcagagaCCACGAAGAGGTAAaaggaaggagctgaaggagtTAGAACATCCAAGTGAAAACCTCGAGTCTTGTGTTGAAGATTCCTCAGTTCCACAAAAAGCACCTGCAAATACCGAACAGAGTTTGCAGGACTGTGGCGTCAGTGAAACTGGAGATGATCCAGGCACAAAGCCAGGAGCTGGAAACACTCAGAATGAAATTTGTCAGCTGCAAACAGGTTTAAATGATCTTGATAGCAAAGCTAATGACAGCGGGATAGAGGACAGTGACGAAGTGCTCCTGTCACCGAGGAGGAGGCGCAGAGGAGCGGAGAACACAGAACCAGTGATTCCACCAAAAAGAGGGAGACGAGCAAGGAATGAGCAAGGCAAGGCAGCTTCTCCTGGAGACCTTCGTGGAACAGGAAGAAAGCTTCGTAAAGACTCCTCCCCAAAGGCTACCCAAAGACAGGAACAGGCTTGTGACAAAGCTCCTGAGGCTGTCACAGCACAAGAATCTGAAAATGGCACTAAACTTGAACTGAAGGCAACAGAGAGAAGAGTTAAGTCTTTTAGAAGTACTAGAAACAGAAAGCACtcagctgaaataaaagcagacaCTCGTGGGGTCACActtgaaaacacacaaaacattCAGAAAACTGAGGAAACATCAACTGAAACTGATGCTGAAACACAATCCCACGTGAAAAATGAGATGAAAGGATCTCAGGGatgtgaaacagaaaatgctcaggaaaaaacaacagagGCAGCTCTAAGATTAAAGGCAGAGTCACCTTCTGCAGAGACAAACAAAATGCCAGTCAGTGCTCAGAGCATGGAAGCAAACAGGGCTAGAAACAGGAGAGGCAAAAAAGACTCTTTGGAGCAAAAAGCTGATGAATTTACTGAAAATGTGAACAGCCTAAATCCAGTTACTCCCAAAGTGAAGTCAGAAACAGATGAATCTTCTCTCCAGGATTCCGTGGGCTCTGTTTGTGtcagtgcagccccagccaggcaggagcagcccagcccaggtgccacatcagcccctgctgcagacagtgccagtcctgctcagggcagccaaAGGAGGACCAGAAATGAACGGGGAATACTTAGAGCAAAGCAAACTGAAATCATCCTGCAGGGGAATCCAGCACAAAGAAATGCAGTGATGTGTAGAAGAGGAAGAGGtaaaaaagttaattttcagCTAGAAGAAGGCAGTTCCAAAGCAGTTGAAGGAAAGAGTTTACCTGAGGGTGATGAAGGGATGACTGACAAAGATAATCAACATGAGAATTCTGAAAATCCGCCttcacagggaaggaggggcaggagaaaGCAACTGGATTCCATCCCACAAAAAATTGCTAGTCCTGCCTTTATGGAGAAACAAACATTAAGTGCAGATGACAGGAAAGATGAGGCTGTTGTACAAGAGCAAGGATCAGctttgggagctgctccctcttCAGCAGAGGACAACCCGCCGAGACGGGGGAGGAGGCGCGAGGCAGCATCACAGACCAGATCTCCTTCTGTCAGAACGAGACGTGGGCTGCTGGAAGGTGAGGCTAAAAATGTGGCACAGAGAGAGAGTGAAAATCCAGCTCTGGGTAATGAAACTTCACAGGCAAAAGTGAATGCatcagcagggagcagaaggagaaagatagatccagcagcagaggcaagGAGTTCAACTCCTCCCCGGAGAAAACGTGGCTTGTCAGAAACTAGAGATGAGGGTGCTCATGAAGAACAAAGTGTGCCCTTGGAAGCAGTGTCCTGTGCAGAGGAGAagccagcagggaggggcagaaggaaagaaactgCTCTGGGATCACACACAACCAACCCCATCTCCCTTCGGGGCAAACGTGGTTTGCCAGCAGGTGATGGAGAAGAAGCTCCCAAAGAAGAGCAGAGTGTTCCCTCAGAAACTTGTGATCCATCTGGGAAAGAAAACCAactgaggagaggcaggaggaaggaaactGACCCCTCCATAGAAGCCAAAAGTTCTATTGAGGGAAACACGGTCCTGTCAAAACAAAGTGGTAGAAAAAATAACAATAGGGAAGCTAAACTCAGTTTGGACAATTCTTCCCAAGAAAATACGGATCTTGTAAAAGGGGGCTCGAGGCAAGCAACAACTTCACTGGCTCTTAGTCCCACCTCACTTCAAGGTTTGCCAGAAGATGGTAAAGACAGAATTCCTGAAGAACAAAGTAAACTTTCAGAAGGAGCTCCACCTGCAAGAGAAAATCCGTCAAGAGTGGGCAGGAAGAAAACAACTCCTTCCACTTCTGAAGAAACAATTTCCACTTCCCTCAGGGGAAAACCCGACCTGCCCAGAGGCAGAGGTCAGAAGAGGATTCTCAGAGAAAGTGAAGATACATCTCCAGAAAATAATCCACGCCAGGGAAGAACAAGGCAGTTGAGGAATAACAGGAGGAAGGTGGAATTCCAATTAGAGGCAGCTTCTACTTCTCCCGATAAAAGCAGTGACTTGCCAGAAAATGGCAACACTCTGGAAACTCAGGATTTGAGTGGAGCCTCCACTGGTTCTGAAGAGAGTCAGTCTGGAAAAGGCCAGGAGGGTGACCCTGCTCCACGGGCAGCCCCCAGCTCTCGCAGGAGGAAatgccagctgccagcagaggatGTGGCACCCAAAAAGCTAAAATCAG GGAATGATGAAAATGGGTCTCtacaaagaggaagaagaaacaaaactaaagTTGGAGAAGAGGATGCAAGGGCAGCTCAGAGCActggagggatggagaggaggaCAAGATCCAGcacaagaacaaggaaataG